The region TGGCCGAGGACCTCGGCGCGACCCTCGATCTCGATCCCGACCTCTTCGCGCGTCTCGCGCAGCGCGGTCGCGAGCATCGTGCCGTCCTCCGTGTGGTGCCGCCCGCCCGGGAGCCCGATCTGCCCGGACCACGGATCGCCCTCCCGCTTCCGGCGTTCGCCGAGGAGGACCTCGAGACCGCGCGGACCGTCACGGAGGATGATCATCACGGCCGCTGCGGGCTTCGCCTTGAGCTCCGCCTCCGCGAGCTCGAGGGGCAGGAGGAATTTTCGCAGCCGCTCGAGGGACGCTTCGGACAACCGGGCTCGGGCATGGCGCTCCCGATATTTGTGATTCGACCACCCGCGTGAAACGCTGACATAGGCGTGTCTACATCGACACATCCATGGCGGTCAAGACCGTTACGTTGTCCGAGGACGCCTACACCGCGCTCGCCTCTCTGAAAAGGGAAGGGGAGAGCTTCAGCGACGTCGTCCGCCGGTTGACCCGCGGGAGTCGCTCCCTCCTCGAATTTGCCGGAGACTGGAAAGATTACCCCGCGGAGAAGATGGCCGCATACGCCTCGTTCCTCGAAGCCGGGGATCGCCTGTCGAAGACCGAACTCCGGAAGCAACTCGGCCGCCGAAAGCGATCCGAGCGGCGAGCCTCGAGACGACGTTCCTCATCGATCTGCTCCGGGAGGCCCCGCGAGAGGAACGGCTAAGTACGCCCGATCCAATCTCTGGTCAGGGGTTGGAGGGGATATACGACAATCGGGCGGGCGCCGTGCTCGCGCTCTGCGACGCCTTGCGGCTGGCAGAGCCACGAATGACGTTCCCGCGTGGGGCGGCACCTCGGCCCGCCGTCGTTGCTGAGCGGTGGTCCGGATGAGGGCCGCGGCAATCGTCCTCGTCGTCCTGGGAGCGATCTTTCTGCTCGGGGGCATCGGCGGCCTCGCGTATTCCGCGGTGCCGACGACCGATTCGAGCACGGTCACGATTCCCTCCGGCGCGGACTGGTACTACGTGTACGACTTCCCCTTGGTGACGGGCGGCCACCTCACCGGAAGCTTCGAGGAAGTCGCGGGCGGGACCGTAGACGTCTTCGTGTTCACGGACACCCAGTACAAGGCGTACGACGGCGGTGGGGCGGCGCAGCCCCTCTCCGCCACGTCCGGGAGCTCCGGCCAGCTGGACGTCGCCTTGCCGGGTTGGGACACGTTCCACCTCATCTTCGATCACGGGGCTGGGTACGACGCGACGCA is a window of Thermoplasmata archaeon DNA encoding:
- a CDS encoding CoA pyrophosphatase, which produces MSEASLERLRKFLLPLELAEAELKAKPAAAVMIILRDGPRGLEVLLGERRKREGDPWSGQIGLPGGRHHTEDGTMLATALRETREEVGIEIEGRAEVLGHMAPRAPGNKPEMLVVPYVALASGPIEANPGPEMTSTCWCSLGDLPATQGKSVVQTILGELNVPSYTYEGRLIWGFTYRILEELLVFVGLSA
- a CDS encoding antitoxin VapB family protein; this translates as MAVKTVTLSEDAYTALASLKREGESFSDVVRRLTRGSRSLLEFAGDWKDYPAEKMAAYASFLEAGDRLSKTELRKQLGRRKRSERRASRRRSSSICSGRPRERNG